From a single Miscanthus floridulus cultivar M001 chromosome 8, ASM1932011v1, whole genome shotgun sequence genomic region:
- the LOC136475075 gene encoding UDP-glucuronate 4-epimerase 1-like, protein MRVLEEDLFPSTPGKVKIERAGSMNRQLHRCFASTSTMFLWALFLVAMTASYLSFKSFVDTSSKYFAASWGGLHWERQIRASAAPRRPPGSAAGAGMSVLVTGASGFVGTHCSIALRKRGDGVVGVDNLNAYYDPSLKKARKALLASHGVFVVEGDINDGRLLAKLFDVVPFTHVLHLAAQAGVRYAMENPASYVHSNIAGLVTLLEACKDADPQPAIVWASSSSVYGLNDKVPFSERDRTDQPASLYAATKKAGEEITHTYNHIYGLSITGLRFFTVYGPWGRPDMAYFSFTRNILQGKPITVYRGRDHVDLARDFTYIDDIVKGCLGSLDTAGKSTGTGGKKRGPAPYRIFNLGNTSPVTVPNLVSILEKHLRVKAKKHVVEMPGNGDVPFTHANISLAREQLGYKPTTNLDVGLKKFVKWYLSYYGYTRGSKNSRQ, encoded by the coding sequence ATGCGGGTGCTGGAGGAGGACCTCTTCCCCTCCACCCCAGGCAAGGTGAAGATCGAGCGGGCGGGCTCCATGAACCGGCAGCTCCACCGCTGCTTCGCGTCCACCAGCACCATGTTCCTGTGGGCGCTGTTCCTCGTCGCCATGACGGCGTCTTACCTCAGCTTCAAGTCCTTCGTCGACACCTCCTCCAAGTACTTCGCCGCGTCATGGGGCGGCCTGCACTGGGAGCGGCAGATCCGCGCGTCCGCCGCACCCAGGCGGCCCCCAGGTTCCGCCGCCGGGGCCGGGATGTCGGTGCTGGTGACCGGCGCCTCGGGCTTCGTCGGCACCCACTGCTCCATCGCGCTCCGCAAGCGCGGCGACGGCGTCGTCGGCGTCGACAACTTAAACGCCTACTACGACCCGTCACTCAAGAAGGCGCGCAAGGCGCTGCTCGCCTCCCACGGGGTGTTCGTCGTGGAGGGCGACATCAACGACGGCCGCCTCCTGGCCAAGCTCTTCGACGTCGTGCCCTTCACCCACGTGCTCCACCTCGCCGCGCAGGCCGGCGTGCGCTACGCCATGGAGAACCCGGCCTCGTACGTGCACTCCAACATCGCCGGCCTCGTCACGCTCCTCGAGGCCTGCAAGGACGCCGACCCGCAGCCGGCCATCGTCTGGGCCTCGTCGTCCTCCGTCTACGGCCTCAACGACAAGGTCCCCTTCTCGGAGCGCGACCGCACCGACCAGCCGGCCTCGCTCTACGCGGCCACCAAGAAGGCCGGCGAGGAGATCACGCACACGTACAATCACATCTACGGCCTCTccatcaccggcctccgcttcttcACCGTGTATGGGCCTTGGGGCCGCCCCGACATGGCCTACTTCTCCTTCACCCGCAACATCCTGCAGGGGAAGCCCATCACGGTGTACCGCGGCAGGGACCACGTCGACCTGGCCCGCGACTTCACCTACATCGACGACATTGTCAAGGGCTGCCTCGGCTCCCTGGACACGGCCGGCAAGAGCACTGGCACCGGCGGCAAGAAGCGCGGGCCGGCGCCCTACAGGATCTTCAACCTCGGCAACACCTCGCCCGTCACGGTGCCCAACCTTGTGTCCATCCTGGAGAAGCACCTCCGCGTCAAGGCCAAAAAACACGTGGTCGAGATGCCCGGCAATGGCGACGTGCCCTTCACCCACGCCAACATCTCCCTCGCAAGGGAGCAGCTCGGGTACAAGCCCACCACCAACCTCGACGTCGGCCTCAAGAAGTTCGTCAAGTGGTACCTGTCCTACTACGGCTACACCAGGGGATCCAAGAACTCGCGACAATGA
- the LOC136475074 gene encoding transcription factor IBH1-like 1 → MRLSGKLAPGFRAVVLHSCSIGTVDKKKPTSCRACNCIYGSMSSSPPGSSSSRLGGMSAATGSKKFRHAILKNLVLGLRKRGAASSSRGMSLHERRDAVRHAADAALASVRGAGPRWSWALAAELSSTQHGRRRRATSWADDDDDDAHHLVVARPSGQCKSSSPCKTVAAAGCKKMISRRRLRARPKSRATARAAGAVARVMARRRARALREMVPGGRGMVDECTLLGETLDYAASLKAQVDAMQLLLRTLQAPKNPLLKQQQ, encoded by the exons ATGCGATTATCCGGCAAATTAGCACCCGGATTCAGAGCTGTTGTATTACATTCTTGTTCCATTGGTACGGTAGACAAAAAAAAGCCCACCAGCTGTCGTGCTTGCAATTGCATCTACGGTTCCATGTCTTCTTCACCaccaggcagcagcagcagccgcctagGCGGCATGAGTGCAGCTACAGGGTCCAAGAAGTTCAGACACGCGATCCTCAAGAACCTGGTTCTAGGGCTCAGGAAGCGCGGTGCTGCGTCGTCGTCGAGGGGCATGAGCCTCCACGAGAGGAGGGACGCCGTCAGGcacgccgccgacgccgccctcGCCTCCGTAAGGGGCGCCGGGCCGCGCTGGAGCTGGGCCCTGGCAGCGGAGCTCTCGTCGACCCAGCACGGCCGCCGCCGGCGGGCCACCAGCtgggccgacgacgacgacgacgacgcgcacCACCTTGTCGTTGCACGGCCTTCGGGTCAATGCAAGTCGTCGTCGCCGTGCAAGACGGTGGCAGCCGCCGGCTGCAAGAAGATGATCTCGAGGAGGCGGCTCCGGGCGAGGCCCAAGAGCAGAGCCACGGCCAGAGCGGCAGGCGCTGTCGCGAGGGTCATGGCGAGGAGGCGGGCCAGGGCGCTGAGGGAGATGGTGCCGGGAGGGAGAGGGATGGTGGACGAGTGCACGCTGCTGGGTGAAACCCTAGACTACGCCGCGTCTCTCAAAGCTCAGGTCGATGCGATGCAGCTCCTGTTGAGGACTCTCCAGGCCCCCAAGAACCCTT TGCTGAAGCAGCAGCAGTGA